TGATACCGGAGCGGCAGGTGCATCACTATGTCAACCCGGACCGGGAAGTCGATGCCGGCGCACGCAACGTCCACGGACTGGACAGCGAGTTTCTTGCGGACAAGCCGCGGTTTGCGGAGATCGTCGACGAATTGCTGGAGTTCGTGCGGGGTGCGGAGGTGCTGATCCACAACGCGCCCTTCGACGTTTCCTTTCTCGACGCCGAACTCGCGCGGCTGAACCGGCCTCCGTTCGCGCAGCATTGCGAAAAAGTCACCGATACCTTGCGCATGGCGCGGGAGGCGCATCCGGGCAAGCGCAATTCCCTCGATGCCTTGTGCGAGCGCTATGGCATTTCCAATCGCCATCGCACCCTGCACGGCGCCCTGGTCGATGCGGCGCTGCTCGCCGACGTCTATCTGGCGATGACCCGCGGTCAGGACAGCCTGGTCATGGACCTGGCGCCCGCGGCGCAGCAGGCCGATCTCGGCCCGGTGGACGCCGGCCGCCTGATCGTCCTGCGCGCCGATGCCGGGGAGATCGCCGCGCATGAGTCGGTCCTCGATTCGATCGAAAAGGACGCCAAGGGCGGCTGCGTGTGGCGCCGCAGCGCCGTGGACCCGGCCGCCGTCGGGTAGCCGGACGGCGGTGCCGCGACCGGACATTGGAGTGGCGCCGGGTCTGCGCTAGAATCCCGCCTCTTTCCCGCATCCGGACGGCTAGCTCAGCGGTAGAGCACTGCCTTCACACGGCAGGGGTCACAGGTTCGAACCCTGTGCCGTCCACCAGCAAGATCAATGGGTTGCGGCGCTCCGAGACCTCGATTTTTGCGTCCGGTGTAAATTTCGGTGTAAATCCCCCAGCTTTTTGAGCGCTGCCCGCTGCGGTGCTACCAGGACGTGGGCGTAGCGCTCCGTCGTTCTGATGGAACTATGGCCGAGGATCTCTCTTACGACGTGCATCGGCACGCCCACGCCAAGCATGATTGTTGCGCATGAGTGGCGAAGATCATGGAAGTGGACATGCGCCATGCCTGCGGCCTCGCGCGCCCGCCGGAATCCGCTTTTCACTCCCTCGAAGTTGATGCGCATCGGCAGGTAGCGGAGCCATGGGCGCAGGGCTGGGACGATCGGCATCTCGCGGTAGCGCAGCGTTTTGGTATTGCCGGCCTGGATGCGGATTGCGTCGCGCCCTATGTCCTCCGCGGTGATCTTGCAGACCTCTCCGCGTCGGCAACCGGTGAGCAGCGAGATCCAAATTGCCGCACGGACGTTTTCGCTGGCGTGATCAGCGATCTTCTTGACCTCCTCCATGGTAAGGTAAACCGTACGCTGGTTGTTTTCTGGTAGGCGCTTTACGAGCACCGAGTAGTCGGTATGTGTGCGGCCATACTCGAAGGCGCGTCGCAGTCCCTTTTTGAGCGTCCCAAGGCTGCGATTGATCGTTGCTGGCCTGTACGCAGTTCGGAGGTCATCGATAATTTTCGCGGCGACCTCGCGCGTTTCTGATGCACGTCTGCTTTCCAGCCAGCGACCGATCCGATGGGCATGCTGTTGTGCTGATTCTGGGGAGCGTAGTCCTTTTGCATACTCGCAATAATCGGCCATGACTTCGACCAACATGGGGTCGCCAGGGATGACGGGGGCGCGGGTTGCTGATGCGTGTAGCGCCCGTCTTAGCTCTGCTTCGGTGCGCTTGGCGTCACTCGCAGTTGCACCCTCCGGGAGGCGGCGGTGAAGGCGTCTACGGCCGACGCAAACTTCGGCGTGCCAGCGGCCATCTTTGTCTTTGCGGACTGGCATTTGGTTGCTTGCTCCTGAGTCCAGGCTGTAACAGCGGCGAGGTCGAAACGCCGACGGGAGCCGACGAGCATACTCGGACAGCCGTCTACGACCATTCTGGCGACGGTGCGCTCGCTAACCCGTAGTTGAGCGGCAAGATCGGCAGCGGTCAAGAACATCACGCAACTCCGTCGAGACTCGTTTCCAGCCGTCCCATTTTGGGTTCTCCTCTTTCAGTTTCTTCTTACCGGTGCCGGGAGAACAGGCTGGAGAGAGCCCACACGATGGCGATTCCGGCCGCCGCGACGATCGCGGTTTGCGCGAGGCTCAGGTGGCGGATTGCTTTGTAGATCGTTCCGTAGATCAGGCCGTGGACGATCGAGCTCGCGATCATGTGGGCAAGGTTCATGGGTGGAAGGCCTTTGTTGCCGTCGTCAGTTCACCGGCGCGGCGTCGACGCCGACGGCTTCGATGGCTTGCTTGATCTTCTTGTCGGTCTTGTATTGGCTCAGCGCATAGACCGCCCAAATGGTCGCGGGCAGCCAGCCGATCAGGGTCAGCTGGAGGAGCAGGCAGGAGACGCCGGCGATGGGCCGCCCGATGGTGAAGAAGGTGAGCCAGGGGATGAAGAGTGCGATGATCAGGCGCATGGGGATGTCCTTTTCGGGGATCGGTTGTTGGGTTGGGGATCAGAACGCGCCGGGCCGGAGTTTGGCGTTGCGCTGCGCCGCATCCCACGAGTCCGATGCGGCGTCGCAGGCCGGATCCCAGGTCTTGAGCTGATTGGCGCGATGCGGCGGCTGGAGCGGGTTGATGTAGCCGCTATTGGCGTTGCACCAATGGATCTCGGCCGTACGCTCCGGGCCGTGCGCGTCGAACCAAGCCTTGTCGTGACCGGTGTACGGGCTGGGGCCACGGACTTGTGCGGTGGGTCCCGGCGTCTTCCCGGTTCCGCTATTGCCGCAGCCCGTCAGGGCGAGCGCCGCGATTGCGGCGGCGCAGACGAAAGGAACGTGTCGCTTCATCAGATTCTCCGTTTTGTTGATCAGATGACTGCTGCAGACTCGGTTGCCTGGGCCCGTCCGCGGTTGCGCCCCGTCAGGGATGCGAACCGGTCGAGGAATGCCTCCTCCCACCACAGCGGGGACCATCCGCCCTCGGTTGCCGGACCATCGAATTCCGGGACGCCGTCGAGGATCGTCCATGGGGCATGGCGGTCGGGATCGAACCGCATCAGGTCGCGCCGTTCCGTGGCCAGGGCCATGAGGTCGGCGTGCTTGACGAGGCCATCCCACTCCTGCATCAGCTCGGCGACGCCGAGCGCCTGATGCACTGCGGCGCTGGCCGAGACTTCGAGATCTCGCCAAGCGGGGCCGAGCAGGGTCTTGAGCGGCGTGGGCACGTCACCGACGTAGGCCTCGTGCGCGTCGTGCAGCAGCCCCGCGAGCTGGGCGCCGACGGGGGCGCCGATGCGCTCCAGGATCCGCACGACGAGCAGGCTGTGCTGCGCCACCGAGTAGTGCACGTCCGTGTGCCCGCCGAAGCGGCAGAGCAGGGAGAGGGCGTGCGCGATGTCCTCGATGCGAACCTGGGACGGATCCAGCCGGCCCGGGTTCACTTCCTGCCCGCGGAAGGTGAGGATCATCATGGCCGCGCCCCCGTCGCCTTGGCAATCGCGCGCAGGGCCTGCGCCCGCGCTTCTCCCGCGGTGTCCGTGACAACGATCCGTAGCGCGCC
This genomic window from Burkholderiales bacterium GJ-E10 contains:
- a CDS encoding dNA polymerase III, epsilon subunit, producing the protein MRQIVLDTETTGLEAKDGHRIIEIGAIEIFGRQVIPERQVHHYVNPDREVDAGARNVHGLDSEFLADKPRFAEIVDELLEFVRGAEVLIHNAPFDVSFLDAELARLNRPPFAQHCEKVTDTLRMAREAHPGKRNSLDALCERYGISNRHRTLHGALVDAALLADVYLAMTRGQDSLVMDLAPAAQQADLGPVDAGRLIVLRADAGEIAAHESVLDSIEKDAKGGCVWRRSAVDPAAVG
- a CDS encoding integrase family protein, yielding MPVRKDKDGRWHAEVCVGRRRLHRRLPEGATASDAKRTEAELRRALHASATRAPVIPGDPMLVEVMADYCEYAKGLRSPESAQQHAHRIGRWLESRRASETREVAAKIIDDLRTAYRPATINRSLGTLKKGLRRAFEYGRTHTDYSVLVKRLPENNQRTVYLTMEEVKKIADHASENVRAAIWISLLTGCRRGEVCKITAEDIGRDAIRIQAGNTKTLRYREMPIVPALRPWLRYLPMRINFEGVKSGFRRAREAAGMAHVHFHDLRHSCATIMLGVGVPMHVVREILGHSSIRTTERYAHVLVAPQRAALKKLGDLHRNLHRTQKSRSRSAATH
- a CDS encoding twitching motility protein PilT encodes the protein MRLIIALFIPWLTFFTIGRPIAGVSCLLLQLTLIGWLPATIWAVYALSQYKTDKKIKQAIEAVGVDAAPVN
- a CDS encoding transposase, IS605 OrfB family, whose product is MMILTFRGQEVNPGRLDPSQVRIEDIAHALSLLCRFGGHTDVHYSVAQHSLLVVRILERIGAPVGAQLAGLLHDAHEAYVGDVPTPLKTLLGPAWRDLEVSASAAVHQALGVAELMQEWDGLVKHADLMALATERRDLMRFDPDRHAPWTILDGVPEFDGPATEGGWSPLWWEEAFLDRFASLTGRNRGRAQATESAAVI